DNA sequence from the Pungitius pungitius chromosome 3, fPunPun2.1, whole genome shotgun sequence genome:
ACTGCTGCCAACGCGGTGAGGCCCCTCCGGAGGATGAGCTGTGTAGTAGAGAGACGGCCGCCCTTCAGCGGGACCACCTGACCACACCGGGCGTCTGGGTCCCCGTTGCGTCCCTCCGTGCCCCCGAATAAGTCGCCTTCCCCtgacttgaagaaaaaaagcatcacaTGTTAGTCGATTTTGTTGAGTGACACGGAGGACTAGTGCAGCGGAAAAGTCATGATTGGTTTCTCGGTCTCAGGAATCCAATGTAAAATATTACGCATTAAACAAATGAGAAGTGTTAAGAATAAAACGCCACTTACGTTCCCCTTCCTTGCTGTCCGGTCATCTGACAGGTCAGCTGGGCTTAATAATGTCACGTGTGTCTTTTTCTGAGCCCGTTTTACAGCCTGCAAGCAAGCAAAAACAAGATCCCAACTGACTGTATGTTCTTATTGATACACCAAACAAATAGCTAAAGGAATTTGCCCAATTTTCCTGAGAAGCCGATGCCATAGAAATTAATCAGATTCTGCCAGCAATATAAAAAAAGCAGCTTTAGGTCCTGCATGATCCTGATTGATTGGCCAGCAGCATACCTCTTCAGTCATTTTCATCCAGTCAAGCTTGAAGATGACAGTGATGTAGAAGGTGGACTGCAAGACAACACAAATCAGCAAACCCAGCCAAAAACCTgcagaagaaaagacaaatcaGTCCGTCACGGACACAGCTGGCCTCCCGCACAAGAACTCGGATCATCCTGTGAAGTCATTCATCTGTTTCACATgtctgtgaaagtaacaaaatatgGTCAATTACCCAAAATTCTCAGTTTGGCAACAAACGTTAAAACTACGCTCATCGTAAGTCCTATGCAGTAGTATCCAATAAAATTGGCCACGGCTGGTATCTTCTGTTTCCCCGTTCCCAAGAAGATGcccgtgcacacacactgcaatgagaaaaaatgttttttttttttttttttacatatatgttttgattttgGCTTTGGAAGGTATTTTGCTTGCTGATAGACTCACCACAAGACCATCAAAGAATTGTAGGAAACAGTAAGCGTTCATTAAATGGGAGACGAGACCAATAATCTTCCTGAAAGGACAATCAAGATTGTGTCTTCGTGTGGAGCCTTTCATTTCTGCGACAACTTTAACGTTCAATTATTGAAATGACTTACTCGTCAGAGGTGAAGAGGTAGCCAATCACTGTTTTAGTGGAGCCAAGCAGAAGACCTTCAACAACTGCAAAGATACCTAGAAAAAGAATgtacagaaataaaacatgagtTGCTGATTTATTAATAAATGCAATATCCACAGAACCGGTTTGGAACTGACCTGCCAGAGCAAAGGACATCTTGCAGGTGAGGATGgccctgtctgtgtctcctgcacCGAGAGCGTTACCCACACGGGCGCATGCTGCAGCTTGAATACCAAGAGGGAACTGTGGATTCAtcattttacacacaaaaaaaacattcatgaaggCGAAAGAATGAACACGGATTTACAAAAGAGCCTGCTCGTAATAAGGGTTCAGACATTAATCAGTTTTTTAGCTTAAATCTATCTGACTTGTAAGAATATTGAGAATATCCCACAATGACTTATTGTTAGTACCATGTAGGTTATGAAAGCCACCATTATCACAACATGTTGGGCGGCCAGCTCGTCTTCACTCAGCATTCCTTATCGTCACAGACCGAGAAGAAGTGTTGTGATTAAATCAATGACTTGATGAACATCACTTGAAAAACATAGTTTGGTATGAAAATATCAGAATTACCTGCAAAGAATCCCCCAAACTCATAAACCCACCACTCAAAACACGTCATTAATGTACTGGGAAAAGCCAGTTTCATGTAGGAGCCCCACTCCTGCAGTGATTCCCTGGACcagcctgcagagggagagagaacctCATGTAGactaaaaaaagagggaggcgGAAGAGAGAGATGCATAAAAGCACAGGGGAACCATTAATGGGAAATCTCTCACCTCCCCATGTTTTTACGTGGAGCTTCTTCCACCAAATGTATGCGAACAGAAAAGTGCAGATGTAAATCTGAGACAGAGTATTGGCTGCTGCTGACCCGCTGTAAGACATGGACACGGACAAGTtggtatcagtgtgtgtgtatgtgtgtgtgtgtgggatttaCTCGGATTCAAACAGGTGAATGAGTGCACCTACCTAACACCCAGATCCAGCCAGTAAAGAAAGATGTAGTTTGTCACGACATTTGCTATGTTTGCCACGGCAGCAGCATACATTTGTGGCAGTATTATACCCTGAGTGCACAGAGTACCACTTATTACATTAATTAAGATGACATGCTTTTGATCCCTTGAATAAAAGTATTGGGTACAGGATATTAGAGCACCTGGTTCTGCAGATATGACACCTGAAGCTGATGGAGAAACATGGCCTAAAAGACATACAAATagattgaagaaaaaaacacctttgaGACAAAGTGGTTTTTCCAAATTCAAATATTTcactgaaaatgtttaaatttgcTTAAAAGGGCAGAAGAAAAGTCACAACTCACTGGTACGGCAGGTAAGAAGGCTGTAATGTACAGCTGGGCTATTCTGAAATCAAAAGGATATAGTCGGATCCAAtaaatttattattttatagtaTACACAGCTAAATGTTGTTGTATGTCCACCGCCTGTATTAATCACTAGAAAGTTTGTCCTTTCAGGAAAAACAGTGTGAATATATCAACTTGTATCTGCAGACACGCTGAGCTTTTGCAAACTGTTAGTTACCTGGCCACCTTGGGGTTCTGGCCCAGGCATAACAGGATGGCCTGGGCATTGAGGAGCAGGCCCCAGCAGGGCAGACAGAACAACAGCAGGATGATGGTGCCCCGTTGAAGGATCACTCCCACCCGCAGCAGGTTCTTCCCACCGAACGTCTGCACGCAAACAGCACAGTGTTCAGCGTTTGTCGTTGCACAACAGGGTGTCATGAGTGAACCGGGGGGACCCCGAGGTCCGGAAATTTAAGGGCGGAGGGCCAAAAAAGGCACCGGGCAAACCTGAGACACCAAAGTATCGCATGCTAGTCCCAGACCACATCCCGTCGCCGCAGTGGTGATGTTAAGGGTCTGGAAGGAATATGAAACAAACCTGAAGCACTGTGATGAAACCAATATTTCTATCTCTAATCACCTGGTTTGTGAGACAGTATTAAAATCTTcagtatttcatttaattaaatcacatttcttcatttctttcttccccGTTTGCCGGCCTGTACGGGTCTACGCAGCATGAGGAGGACCACTTACAGCAGACGCTAATCCATAGCCAGCCATCACTTCGTTTCCCAGACGCCCGCAGAACATGGTGACC
Encoded proteins:
- the LOC119226726 gene encoding multidrug and toxin extrusion protein 1-like; the encoded protein is MEGSSDKLFCCKWLRRRVPLAHREEMYHILRMTGPLLLSRILNYLLPFVVTMFCGRLGNEVMAGYGLASATLNITTAATGCGLGLACDTLVSQTFGGKNLLRVGVILQRGTIILLLFCLPCWGLLLNAQAILLCLGQNPKVARIAQLYITAFLPAVPAMFLHQLQVSYLQNQGIILPQMYAAAVANIANVVTNYIFLYWLDLGVSGSAAANTLSQIYICTFLFAYIWWKKLHVKTWGGWSRESLQEWGSYMKLAFPSTLMTCFEWWVYEFGGFFAGMLSEDELAAQHVVIMVAFITYMFPLGIQAAACARVGNALGAGDTDRAILTCKMSFALAGIFAVVEGLLLGSTKTVIGYLFTSDEKIIGLVSHLMNAYCFLQFFDGLVCVCTGIFLGTGKQKIPAVANFIGYYCIGLTMSVVLTFVAKLRILGFWLGLLICVVLQSTFYITVIFKLDWMKMTEEAVKRAQKKTHVTLLSPADLSDDRTARKGNSGEGDLFGGTEGRNGDPDARCGQVVPLKGGRLSTTQLILRRGLTALAAVGLLAVGATVHFLVPLPETEASEANFTLDWINTTYTPHPILSTELILDH